A part of Gemmatimonas groenlandica genomic DNA contains:
- a CDS encoding GNAT family N-acetyltransferase: protein MRHSFPFADLALARRIERAEGHANAAFVQSRAAVDPASGATLLDVGGTLALFDGVGSPLTQTFGLGVAETPTAMLMDTLEAFFLERGAGVMHEVSPTVDPSVLALLSSRGYHPIELTSVLVQPIDAASIAAGVAASTDVMVRRARDGEADHWAAVAASGWGESPEIVEFVRAMGEVSARAADTYAFFAESLGEPIATGSLHMHDGVAVLAGASTIPSARRRGAQNALLSARLAFAREQGCDLAVMGALPGSASQRNAERNGFRLAYTRIKWALGA, encoded by the coding sequence ATGCGCCATAGCTTTCCGTTCGCCGATCTCGCGCTGGCCCGCCGCATCGAGCGCGCCGAGGGGCACGCCAACGCCGCATTCGTGCAATCGCGCGCCGCGGTCGATCCGGCGTCGGGCGCGACGCTGCTCGATGTCGGCGGCACCCTCGCCCTGTTTGACGGCGTGGGCTCGCCGCTCACGCAAACGTTCGGACTCGGTGTCGCAGAAACGCCAACGGCCATGCTGATGGATACCCTCGAAGCCTTCTTCCTCGAGCGCGGTGCGGGCGTGATGCACGAAGTGAGTCCCACCGTGGATCCCTCGGTACTCGCGCTGCTCTCGTCGCGCGGATATCACCCGATCGAACTCACCAGCGTGCTCGTTCAGCCGATCGACGCGGCGAGCATAGCGGCGGGCGTAGCGGCAAGCACCGACGTCATGGTGCGGCGCGCGCGTGACGGAGAGGCCGACCACTGGGCGGCGGTCGCGGCCAGCGGGTGGGGAGAGTCGCCGGAGATCGTGGAGTTCGTGCGCGCGATGGGTGAGGTAAGCGCCCGCGCGGCGGATACGTACGCGTTCTTCGCCGAGTCGCTCGGTGAACCGATCGCGACCGGCAGCTTGCATATGCACGACGGTGTGGCGGTGCTCGCCGGTGCGAGCACGATTCCGTCGGCACGTCGGCGCGGCGCGCAGAACGCCCTGCTGTCGGCGCGATTGGCGTTCGCGCGTGAACAGGGTTGCGATCTCGCTGTGATGGGTGCCCTGCCCGGTAGCGCGTCGCAACGCAATGCCGAGCGCAATGGCTTTCGCTTGGCCTACACGCGGATCAAGTGGGCGCTGGGCGCGTAG
- a CDS encoding M20/M25/M40 family metallo-hydrolase: MSLLRRPALTVALAVAVTSPLALSAQILQKAPGAPTTLTPAQQDARAIYKEMVEINTVDSVGSVTKAAQTVAARFKAAGFPAGDIHLVGPASAPAKQNLIVRYRGKGRGKPILLLAHLDVVAAIRTDWPRDPFTMTEQDGYFLGRGVADDKSMAAILTANVLRYKKEGWVPERDLILALTADEEGGGDNGVSWLIANHRELIDAEYAINEGGGGTLQDDKPLFHSIQAAEKVYNDFTLTVLNTGGHSSVPRKDNAIYSLANALARIEKYTFPVELNDITRPFFEQTAKVEMPSLAAAMKALVANPADTAAARIISTDPRYASMLRTTCVATRLFAGHANNALPQTATANVNCRIAPTSTGTQVKARLEQVIGDATVKVTGSREDRKDGAPGPINATLLQATTQLTNKMFGGVPVIPTMSTGATDGYRLRAVGIPTYGVSGIFSSPGETNAHGRDEKLRVKSFYDGLDFLYELVKQVAGPNAGKPIS, from the coding sequence ATGTCCCTGCTCCGTCGCCCCGCTCTGACCGTCGCACTCGCTGTCGCCGTCACGAGCCCGCTTGCCCTGTCCGCCCAGATCCTCCAGAAGGCGCCCGGCGCCCCGACCACGCTCACGCCGGCCCAGCAGGATGCGCGCGCGATCTACAAGGAGATGGTCGAGATCAACACGGTGGACTCCGTGGGGTCGGTCACGAAGGCCGCGCAGACCGTCGCGGCCCGCTTCAAGGCAGCAGGCTTCCCCGCCGGGGATATTCACCTGGTGGGCCCTGCCAGCGCCCCCGCCAAGCAGAATCTGATCGTGCGCTACCGTGGCAAGGGGCGCGGCAAGCCAATCCTGCTGCTGGCGCACCTCGACGTCGTCGCGGCGATCCGCACCGACTGGCCGCGCGACCCGTTCACCATGACCGAGCAGGACGGGTACTTCCTCGGCCGTGGCGTGGCCGACGACAAGTCGATGGCGGCGATTCTTACGGCCAATGTGCTGCGCTACAAGAAGGAAGGCTGGGTGCCCGAGCGCGATCTCATTCTGGCACTCACCGCTGACGAAGAGGGCGGTGGCGACAACGGCGTAAGTTGGCTGATCGCCAATCATCGTGAGCTTATCGACGCCGAGTACGCCATCAACGAAGGCGGCGGCGGTACGCTGCAGGATGACAAGCCGCTGTTCCACTCCATTCAGGCGGCCGAGAAGGTGTACAACGACTTCACGCTGACCGTGCTCAACACCGGCGGTCACTCGAGTGTACCGCGCAAGGACAACGCGATCTATTCGCTGGCGAATGCCCTCGCCCGCATCGAGAAGTACACGTTCCCGGTTGAGCTGAACGACATCACGCGTCCGTTCTTCGAGCAGACGGCGAAGGTGGAAATGCCGTCGCTCGCCGCGGCGATGAAGGCGTTGGTGGCCAATCCCGCTGATACGGCAGCGGCTCGCATTATCTCCACCGATCCGCGCTATGCCTCGATGCTGCGCACCACCTGCGTGGCCACCCGACTCTTTGCCGGTCACGCGAACAACGCGCTACCGCAGACGGCCACGGCGAATGTGAATTGCCGCATCGCGCCCACGAGCACCGGCACGCAGGTGAAGGCGAGGCTCGAGCAGGTGATCGGCGACGCGACGGTAAAGGTCACCGGATCACGCGAGGACCGTAAAGACGGCGCGCCGGGCCCGATCAACGCCACCTTGCTGCAGGCCACCACGCAACTCACGAACAAGATGTTCGGCGGCGTGCCCGTGATTCCCACGATGAGTACGGGAGCCACGGATGGCTATCGCCTGCGTGCGGTGGGCATCCCCACGTACGGCGTCAGCGGCATCTTCTCGTCGCCCGGCGAAACCAATGCGCATGGGCGCGACGAGAAGTTGCGTGTGAAGAGCTTCTACGACGGACTCGATTTCCTGTACGAGCTGGTGAAGCAGGTGGCCGGCCCCAACGCGGGCAAGCCGATTTCCTGA
- a CDS encoding TldD/PmbA family protein yields MTRSRRDFLKASAAVAAGGLVATRSASALAPSGSLIAAPGLISSDLPSADDPAIKALMQAALDVAKTGGASYADVRVAARRQQNVNTRDRIVQGVSDTDTFGLGVRTLVDGAWGFAATSRLDKDSVATATRAALEQARANRASQLRPVQLAPTPGNQVGEWKSPIETDPFNVAITDKVALLLAANESALKVKGIRNVTSSMFFLREEKSLMTSDGSFLVQTIYRTSPSMSVTAVSADFSDFQTVQSSEIAPMGLGYEWVINSKMAERAPKWAELAVQKLSAKPVEPGRYDLLLHPSNLWLTVHEVIAHPTELDRALGFEANYAGTSFIAPPAQVLGKLRIGSDLLNVVGDREQKGSLGAIGWDDEAVKPVKFDIIKNGVFVDYQTTREQATMMTDYYKSVGKPVRSYGCSYAQSWADVQFQRMPNVSMVPGKNDNTFESMIGTMDKGIAIVGDGSFSIDQQRYNGQFAGQIFYEVKGGKIVGQLKDVAYQFRTPDFWKSLKAIGGQKSYELGGAFGDAKGQPGQSNSVSHGCVPSLFQQTNIINTGRRA; encoded by the coding sequence ATGACACGCTCCCGCCGCGATTTTCTCAAGGCAAGCGCCGCCGTGGCCGCCGGTGGCTTGGTCGCTACGCGATCGGCTTCCGCGCTGGCCCCCTCCGGTTCGCTGATCGCCGCCCCCGGCCTCATTTCGTCCGATTTGCCGTCGGCCGATGATCCGGCCATCAAGGCCCTTATGCAGGCGGCGCTCGACGTCGCGAAGACCGGTGGCGCCTCGTACGCCGACGTCCGCGTGGCGGCCCGCCGCCAGCAGAACGTGAATACGCGCGATCGCATCGTGCAGGGTGTGAGTGACACCGACACGTTCGGCCTTGGCGTGCGCACGCTGGTCGACGGTGCCTGGGGCTTCGCCGCCACCAGCCGTCTCGACAAAGACTCGGTGGCCACGGCCACCCGCGCCGCGCTCGAACAGGCCCGGGCCAACCGCGCCAGTCAGCTGCGTCCGGTGCAGCTTGCCCCCACGCCTGGCAATCAGGTGGGTGAGTGGAAGAGCCCCATCGAAACCGACCCGTTCAACGTCGCGATCACCGACAAGGTGGCGCTGCTGTTGGCCGCCAATGAGTCGGCGCTCAAGGTGAAGGGCATCCGTAACGTCACGTCGAGCATGTTCTTCCTGCGCGAAGAAAAATCGCTGATGACGAGCGACGGATCGTTCCTCGTGCAGACGATCTATCGCACCTCGCCCAGCATGTCCGTCACGGCGGTGTCGGCCGACTTCTCCGACTTCCAGACGGTGCAGAGCAGCGAGATTGCGCCGATGGGCCTGGGCTACGAGTGGGTGATCAACTCGAAGATGGCCGAACGCGCGCCCAAGTGGGCGGAGCTGGCGGTGCAGAAGTTGAGCGCCAAGCCGGTGGAGCCGGGTCGCTACGACCTGCTGCTGCACCCGTCGAATTTGTGGCTGACGGTGCACGAAGTGATCGCGCACCCCACCGAGCTCGATCGTGCGCTCGGTTTCGAAGCCAACTACGCCGGCACGAGTTTCATCGCGCCGCCGGCGCAGGTGCTCGGCAAGCTGCGCATCGGATCGGATCTGCTGAACGTGGTCGGCGACCGTGAGCAGAAGGGATCGCTCGGTGCGATCGGCTGGGACGATGAAGCCGTGAAGCCGGTGAAGTTCGACATCATCAAGAACGGCGTTTTCGTGGACTACCAGACCACGCGCGAGCAGGCCACGATGATGACCGACTACTACAAGAGCGTGGGCAAGCCGGTGCGCTCGTATGGTTGTTCGTACGCGCAGAGCTGGGCCGACGTGCAGTTCCAGCGCATGCCGAATGTGAGCATGGTGCCGGGCAAGAACGACAACACGTTCGAGAGCATGATCGGTACGATGGACAAGGGCATTGCGATCGTCGGCGATGGCTCGTTCTCGATCGATCAGCAGCGCTACAACGGACAGTTCGCCGGCCAGATCTTCTACGAAGTGAAGGGTGGCAAAATCGTGGGGCAGCTCAAGGACGTCGCGTATCAGTTCCGTACGCCCGATTTCTGGAAGTCACTGAAGGCGATCGGCGGCCAGAAGAGCTATGAACTCGGCGGCGCCTTCGGCGATGCCAAGGGACAGCCGGGCCAGTCGAACTCCGTGAGCCACGGCTGCGTGCCGTCGCTCTTCCAGCAGACCAACATCATCAACACCGGGAGGAGGGCGTGA
- a CDS encoding metallopeptidase TldD-related protein encodes MVGGTTSVADMIKSTERGILVTRFWYIRGVDPRTILYTGLTRDGTFLIENGKVTRPIKNFRFNESPIFFLNNLEAMGPTIRINASENLSAGGAVYMPPIKVRDFTFSSLSDAV; translated from the coding sequence ATGGTGGGCGGCACCACCAGCGTGGCCGACATGATCAAGAGCACGGAGCGCGGTATTCTGGTCACGCGCTTCTGGTACATTCGCGGCGTCGATCCGCGCACGATTCTCTACACGGGGCTCACGCGCGACGGCACGTTCCTGATCGAGAACGGCAAGGTCACGCGCCCGATCAAGAATTTCCGCTTCAATGAGTCGCCGATCTTCTTCCTGAACAATCTGGAAGCGATGGGCCCGACGATCCGCATCAATGCGTCGGAAAACCTCAGCGCGGGCGGCGCGGTGTACATGCCGCCGATCAAGGTAAGAGACTTTACGTTCAGCTCGTTGTCGGATGCGGTGTAG
- a CDS encoding ANTAR domain-containing response regulator produces MSDLPSTIRVLVAEDNALERSTLVDLLGALGHMVVAEVESGTEAIEKAQQFTPDAVLLDMHMPGASGVQAAEEIAAALPGTAVVLITGDLSLTLSTADVLRSTAVALLPKPTPPTTLDATLRMAVTRARELLSARREAAEAKAQLEARKLIERAKGILMRRTGSSEQEAYRIMQRSSQDRSVRMVDIARAVIESEPGMKV; encoded by the coding sequence ATGTCGGATCTGCCGTCGACCATTCGCGTGCTGGTGGCCGAAGACAACGCCCTTGAGCGGTCTACCCTCGTCGACCTTCTCGGCGCGCTTGGCCACATGGTGGTTGCCGAAGTCGAGAGCGGGACGGAGGCCATCGAGAAGGCGCAGCAGTTCACGCCCGATGCGGTGCTCCTCGACATGCACATGCCCGGCGCCAGCGGCGTGCAGGCGGCTGAAGAGATCGCGGCCGCGTTGCCCGGCACCGCGGTGGTGTTGATCACCGGCGATCTGTCGCTCACCCTGAGCACGGCCGACGTGTTGCGCAGCACGGCCGTGGCGCTGCTGCCCAAGCCGACGCCGCCGACGACGCTCGATGCCACGCTGCGCATGGCGGTGACACGGGCGCGTGAACTGCTGTCGGCCCGTCGCGAAGCCGCCGAAGCGAAGGCGCAGCTCGAAGCGCGCAAGCTGATCGAACGCGCCAAGGGCATTCTCATGCGCCGCACCGGCAGCAGCGAGCAGGAAGCCTATCGCATCATGCAGCGCAGCAGCCAGGATCGCTCAGTGCGCATGGTCGATATCGCGCGCGCCGTGATCGAGAGCGAACCCGGCATGAAGGTGTAA
- a CDS encoding ATP-binding protein, which yields MAERSSTDQVKPTVPDAPDLARATALLEALPSAAAFFLRSGMLYAVNALGREWFVVDARAPLSSQPSSVVLLPLGAAGTALLSRAVAGSAPTTQQMPLGRDGRVVDVRAVPFDDELLLFTATDASARDEQRTESARIDRELSALMRLTPSAVRITDLTGCILQSNDAASLQHPTRTPATVRELWEFDAPHDIANNRPLSFLDAPAMRALAGHVVRGQLLEVRRLGAQRVIESFAAPVRNEQQQVTGVVLLDRDVTDHQRLERQLHEREGREAELQDQVTHEREHLERLVEERSRALIESHEDHLRERRLAAVGQLAAGVMHDVNNALNPIMAAAYLLRHYAESPDAVRDYADRIQKAAEIAAATASRVGRFIRQEPVHAGGDEALDLSAMAEDVLDLTEPMRLRRSSDAGEVLIVRQFAPMVSTRGLPGEIREALLNLVQNAVDAMPDGGTLTVRTFEEGADACLAIRDTGVGMSADVRERAFEPFFTTKGSKGSGLGLAEVYGIARRHRGTATISSVPGRGTEVTLRLPRAVGIEPADAEPDASSLPVVPQRILVVEDHDDGREFLRRILQADGHQVDAVATCAEAREKLASSAGIPYDLMLTDVGLPDGSGWDLVQYVRRKVPDVRVGVISGWEPIADTGESHGAEFVLRKPLRAAELQAHIAGRSAPASTTE from the coding sequence ATGGCAGAACGCAGTTCGACGGACCAGGTGAAACCCACCGTGCCGGACGCGCCAGATCTGGCGCGTGCGACGGCATTGTTGGAGGCGCTACCGTCGGCCGCTGCGTTCTTTCTGCGTTCGGGGATGCTCTACGCCGTCAATGCATTGGGGCGCGAGTGGTTCGTGGTCGATGCCCGCGCACCGCTGTCGTCACAGCCGTCCAGCGTGGTGCTCCTGCCGCTCGGCGCGGCGGGCACCGCCCTGCTCAGCCGTGCGGTCGCGGGAAGCGCGCCGACCACGCAACAGATGCCCCTCGGCCGTGACGGGCGCGTCGTCGACGTGCGCGCCGTGCCCTTCGACGACGAGTTGCTGCTGTTCACGGCGACGGACGCGTCGGCGCGCGACGAACAGCGCACCGAGTCGGCGCGTATCGATCGAGAGCTGTCGGCGTTGATGAGACTTACGCCGTCGGCCGTGCGGATCACCGACCTGACCGGGTGCATTCTGCAGTCGAACGACGCGGCCAGCCTCCAGCATCCCACGCGGACGCCGGCGACTGTCCGCGAGTTATGGGAGTTCGACGCGCCGCACGACATCGCCAACAATCGTCCGCTGTCCTTTCTCGATGCCCCGGCCATGCGCGCGCTCGCCGGTCACGTGGTGCGAGGGCAACTGCTGGAAGTGCGCCGACTCGGCGCGCAGCGGGTGATCGAGTCCTTCGCAGCGCCCGTCCGAAACGAACAGCAGCAGGTCACTGGCGTCGTGCTGCTGGATCGCGACGTGACTGATCACCAGCGGCTCGAGCGCCAGCTGCACGAGCGCGAAGGGCGCGAGGCGGAACTGCAGGACCAAGTCACGCACGAGCGTGAGCATCTCGAGCGCCTCGTCGAGGAGCGGTCGCGGGCGCTGATCGAGTCGCATGAAGATCACCTGCGCGAGCGTCGCCTCGCAGCGGTCGGGCAGTTGGCGGCGGGCGTCATGCACGACGTGAACAACGCCCTCAATCCGATCATGGCGGCGGCGTACTTGCTCCGCCACTACGCCGAGTCGCCCGACGCCGTGCGTGACTATGCGGATCGCATCCAGAAGGCGGCCGAGATCGCGGCCGCGACCGCGTCGCGTGTCGGGCGCTTCATCCGCCAGGAGCCGGTCCATGCCGGCGGCGACGAGGCGCTCGACCTCTCGGCGATGGCCGAGGACGTGCTCGATCTCACCGAGCCGATGCGCTTGCGTCGATCCAGTGACGCCGGTGAAGTGCTGATCGTGCGGCAATTCGCTCCCATGGTCAGCACGCGTGGGCTCCCCGGCGAAATCCGTGAAGCGTTGCTCAACCTCGTGCAAAACGCGGTCGACGCCATGCCGGATGGAGGGACGCTCACCGTGCGGACGTTCGAAGAGGGGGCTGACGCCTGTCTCGCGATCCGCGACACGGGCGTAGGGATGAGCGCCGATGTGCGTGAGCGGGCCTTCGAGCCGTTCTTTACCACGAAGGGCTCGAAAGGCTCTGGACTGGGGTTGGCTGAGGTCTACGGGATCGCTCGCCGGCACCGAGGCACGGCGACCATTTCCTCCGTGCCGGGGCGCGGCACGGAAGTGACCCTGCGGCTGCCGCGCGCCGTGGGTATCGAGCCCGCCGACGCGGAGCCGGACGCCTCGTCGTTGCCGGTGGTCCCGCAGCGTATCCTCGTGGTCGAGGACCACGACGACGGGCGCGAGTTCCTGCGGCGTATCCTGCAGGCCGATGGCCATCAGGTGGATGCGGTGGCAACTTGTGCCGAAGCGCGCGAAAAACTCGCGTCCAGCGCCGGAATCCCGTACGATCTCATGCTGACGGATGTGGGGCTGCCCGACGGCAGCGGCTGGGACTTGGTGCAGTATGTTCGTCGCAAGGTGCCCGACGTCCGGGTCGGGGTGATTTCCGGCTGGGAACCCATTGCCGATACCGGCGAGTCGCACGGCGCGGAGTTTGTCCTCCGCAAACCGTTGCGCGCTGCCGAATTGCAGGCTCACATTGCGGGGCGTTCTGCTCCCGCTTCTACAACCGAGTAA